A window of Canis lupus familiaris isolate Mischka breed German Shepherd chromosome 12, alternate assembly UU_Cfam_GSD_1.0, whole genome shotgun sequence genomic DNA:
GCTGAAGAGGCTGGCCACCCCCGGACCCCCGTTAGCGGCTTTCCAACTACCCTATCTTAGAATTGATGCATTTTGTAAACTAAATTTTACCCCTAAAATTCCTAAGAGTCaaataacaatgagaaaaaaGGTAAATGTAATTTTCCCAAGTTTAATCGTCTTCAAATCATTGGCTACCAGAAAATAAGAGCAAGCAGACCGATTTTATTTAGTATGCATGATTCTAAATCCCTGTACCCTGTACACTTGATATTTCCTACAAATAAACAATTTCTGGCTCTTAGGATAAAAGGTTAAATACTACACTGTGTAAACGACATCACAACTTACACAGGAACAAAATGGGTCACTGGGCCTTTTGCTTTGTATCCTCCACTCCTCGCTCGGCAAGGCGAGCGGCAGAATGGCAGGACTAGGTCTTGCACTCCAGCGGGGCAGGTAAACAATGTCTTTACAGCCCGCCTAGAAAGGGTAGGGCGAGGAGCTGCTGAAGCCCACGGCAGGGAAACTTAGCTAATCCTGGAATGTTAAAAGGCTAAAACTCACCGAGTCGGAAGTGACGTGCCAGCTGAGCCCCGCAGGTCGGCCACGTAACTGGCCGCCGCCTCGGTCGACACCTGCTTCTGGACGGGGCTGAACAGAGGAGAAGTGTAGCTCAAAGTCCGCAAGCGGCCTGACCCTATCCCTCGCGGCTCACGGACCCACGCGGGCCAGCAAGCGTGGCCGCAGCCAGGCCCCGCAGCCCGAGGGGCCAGCCGGCTGCCCCCGCGCCCAGCGGCGCCCTGCGGGCCATGGGGCTTCAGCGCCCAACCAGGCGCATGCGCGGCCCTCTTTCTCCAGAGGATTCCTGCGGTCACCGGGACGCCCACATTCCAGCCACCTGCCCCTCGGGGTCCCTTCTCGCTCTTGCCTCCTCCGGCCGCCTCTCACCTCTGGCCCCGCGCCTCCTCCTTCTCCCGCGAGGACCGCTCGACCTGCCCGCGGCGGCCGGCCGACACCCCGGCTCCCACTGACACGAGCCTCTCGGCGCGGCTTCCGCTTCCGGCGAGTATTGTGTGTcgcgccgcggggcgggggcggggggaggaggaaggagggaggcagcgCTCCGGCGGCTCCGCGCCCCGCACTCCCGGACCTGAAGCCGGGAAGGTAGGTGCCGtcccgccgccgcgcccgggccCTGGGGCCTGCCCCCGCCGGCCGGCTCCGCACGCCGCGTCCCAGCGCCCCGCGACTGCGTCACCGGCCCCCCGCACGTAACCACAGCTGCCTCCGCCCGCCTCGGGCCCGGGCGGACGTTTTGCCGCCCCGGCGACGTCAGCGCGTCCGGCGTTGCTTGGCTACCCCGCCGTTCCCCCGTCCCGCTGCCGCTCGCCTCCCCGGGTGAACCTCTGACGCCGTCACCGCGGGCCCCGGCTGCGTCATAGCGGCGGGCATCCCACCTCCACGTCACACCTCCTCCTCACCTGGACACGCTGTCCTCCCTCCCTGTCAA
This region includes:
- the LOC102154829 gene encoding Wilms tumor protein 1-interacting protein-like; its protein translation is MWRVTWRWDARRYDAAGARGDGVRGSPGEASGSGTGERRGSQATPDALTSPGRQNVRPGPRRAEAAVVTCGGPVTQSRGAGTRRAEPAGGGRPQGPGAAAGRHLPSRLQVRECGARSRRSAASLLPPPPAPAPRRDTQYSPEAEAAPRGSCQWEPGCRPAAAGRSSGPRGRRRRRGARAPSRSRCRPRRRPVTWPTCGAQLARHFRLGDHSQEEVHFKGL